Proteins encoded in a region of the Quercus lobata isolate SW786 chromosome 8, ValleyOak3.0 Primary Assembly, whole genome shotgun sequence genome:
- the LOC115955009 gene encoding probable leucine-rich repeat receptor-like protein kinase At1g35710 isoform X1 gives MPSPFLYPKQEPRNQTTELNRTLRNFKMVSSFFIAVVAILWVTFATTVTSQSSSPELEALLKTGWWNNTNLNMSSSCNWLGIACDEGGSVTKIDLRDNELKGSIPPEIGNFSKLTRLDLSYNYVSGELPISLARLTQLKELLLSNNHITGSIPVEISNLENLVTLDLSFNILIGPIPHGFKSPEAFIGNKDLFGDITGFPPCPRPTKEKKIFLWKILLPINIFLAVLFFGYLFVRMRYIFPAFKFSLMSQKIQCEGEGRATKNGDLFSIWTFDGKIAYEDIINATEDFNIKYCIGMGSCGSLYKAQLPSGKVVALKKLHSIEAHVPGITKSFQNEIKILTNIRHRNIVRLHGYCVHKRCNFLIYEYMERRNLYGVLSSDVEAKELTWRIRVNIIRGIAHALSYMHHDSNPSIIHRDITSSNILLNSELEAFVADFGMARFIDPTSSNPTKLAGTHGYMAPELAYTTVVTEKCDVYSFGVIALETIMGKHPGEFILSLSSSSSSSTKHMMLKDILDPRLSHPLYRPVGPSVVLVVILALTCLRSDPKSRPTMRHVSQELLVPRPALPESFHDISIQQLMNQEIYVVDQN, from the exons ATGccaagcccctttttgtatccAAAGCAAGAACCCAGAAATCAGACCACTGAACTCAACAGGACTTTgagaaattttaaaatggtaTCTTCCTTTTTCATTGCCGTAGTGGCAATATTATGGGTTACCTTTGCTACAACTGTGACATCTCAATCATCGTCCCCAGAATTGGAGGCTTTGCTCAAGACAGGGTGGTGGAATAATACCAACCTCAACATGTCAAGTTCTTGCAATTGGCTTGGTATAGCTTGTGATGAAGGTGGAAGCGTCACAAAGATTGATCTCCGAGATAATGAACTTAAAGGGAGCATACCACCAGAGATAGgtaatttttcaaaactgaCCCGCTTGGACCTGTCTTATAATTATGTTTCGGGTGAGCTACCTATTTCACTTGCCAGACTTACTCAATTAAAGGAACTTCTCCTTAGTAACAATCATATTACCGGCTCCATTCCTGTAGAAATATCAAATTTGGAGAATTTGGTGACTCTAGACCTGAGTTTTAACATTCTGATTGGTCCAATACCACATGGTTTCAAGTCTCCTGAGGCATTCATCGGCAACAAGGATTTGTTCGGTGATATCACAGGTTTCCCCCCTTGTCCACGCCcaaccaaggaaaaaaaaatttttctttggaaAATTTTACTTCCCATTAATATTTTCCTTGCTGtcttattttttggatatttatTCGTGAGAATGAGATATATATTTCCTGCTTTTAAATTTAGCCTGATGTCTCAAAAGATCCAATGTGAAGGTGAGGGAAGAGCTACAAAGAATGGGGATTTATTCTCAATTTGGACTTTTGATGGAAAGATTGCTTATGAAGACATCATTAATGCAACGGAGGATTTTAACATCAAATATTGCATCGGGATGGGTAGTTGTGGCAGCCTGTACAAAGCACAATTGCCTAGTGGCAAAGTGGTTGCTTTGAAGAAACTTCATAGTATTGAAGCTCACGTCCCAGGTATAACTAAAAGCTTCCAAAATGAgatcaaaattttaacaaacaTACGTCATCGAAATATTGTTAGGCTTCATGGATACTGTGTTCACAAACGATGCAACTTTTTGATTTATGAATACATGGAAAGAAGAAACTTATATGGGGTACTAAGCAGTGATGTGGAAGCTAAGGAATTGACTTGGAGAATAAGGGTAAATATCATAAGAGGGATAGCACATGCTTTATCTTACATGCATCATGATTCCAATCCATCGATAATTCACCGAGACATAACTAGTAGTAATATTCTATTGAACTCAGAACTAGAGGCTTTTGTTGCTGACTTTGGCATGGCTAGATTTATTGACCCCACTTCCTCAAATCCAACGAAATTAGCTGGCACTCATGGATATATGGCACCAg AACTTGCCTACACCACTGTTGTGACAGAAAAATGCGATGTTTACAGTTTTGGTGTAATAGCATTAGAAACAATAATGGGAAAGCATCCAGGAGAGTTCATCTTATCTTTATCATCGTCCTCGTCATCATCTACTAAACACATGATGCTTAAAGATATATTGGACCCACGTCTCTCTCATCCCTTGTATAGACCAGTTGGTCCAAGTGTGGTTCTTGTAGTAATACTAGCCCTGACATGCCTTCGTTCTGACCCAAAATCTCGGCCTACAATGCGACATGTGTCTCAAGAGCTTCTTGTTCCAAGACCAGCTTTGCCCGAGTCTTTTCATGATATTTCAATCCAGCAGCTGATGAATCAAGAAATATATGTGGTAGACCAGAATTAG
- the LOC115955009 gene encoding MDIS1-interacting receptor like kinase 2-like isoform X3 — MPSPFLYPKQEPRNQTTELNRTLRNFKMVSSFFIAVVAILWVTFATTVTSQSSSPELEALLKTGWWNNTNLNMSSSCNWLGIACDEGGSVTKIDLRDNELKGSIPPEIGNFSKLTRLDLSYNYVSGELPISLARLTQLKELLLSNNHITGSIPVEISNLENLVTLDLSFNILIGPIPHGFKSPEAFIGNKDLFGDITGEGRATKNGDLFSIWTFDGKIAYEDIINATEDFNIKYCIGMGSCGSLYKAQLPSGKVVALKKLHSIEAHVPGITKSFQNEIKILTNIRHRNIVRLHGYCVHKRCNFLIYEYMERRNLYGVLSSDVEAKELTWRIRVNIIRGIAHALSYMHHDSNPSIIHRDITSSNILLNSELEAFVADFGMARFIDPTSSNPTKLAGTHGYMAPELAYTTVVTEKCDVYSFGVIALETIMGKHPGEFILSLSSSSSSSTKHMMLKDILDPRLSHPLYRPVGPSVVLVVILALTCLRSDPKSRPTMRHVSQELLVPRPALPESFHDISIQQLMNQEIYVVDQN, encoded by the exons ATGccaagcccctttttgtatccAAAGCAAGAACCCAGAAATCAGACCACTGAACTCAACAGGACTTTgagaaattttaaaatggtaTCTTCCTTTTTCATTGCCGTAGTGGCAATATTATGGGTTACCTTTGCTACAACTGTGACATCTCAATCATCGTCCCCAGAATTGGAGGCTTTGCTCAAGACAGGGTGGTGGAATAATACCAACCTCAACATGTCAAGTTCTTGCAATTGGCTTGGTATAGCTTGTGATGAAGGTGGAAGCGTCACAAAGATTGATCTCCGAGATAATGAACTTAAAGGGAGCATACCACCAGAGATAGgtaatttttcaaaactgaCCCGCTTGGACCTGTCTTATAATTATGTTTCGGGTGAGCTACCTATTTCACTTGCCAGACTTACTCAATTAAAGGAACTTCTCCTTAGTAACAATCATATTACCGGCTCCATTCCTGTAGAAATATCAAATTTGGAGAATTTGGTGACTCTAGACCTGAGTTTTAACATTCTGATTGGTCCAATACCACATGGTTTCAAGTCTCCTGAGGCATTCATCGGCAACAAGGATTTGTTCGGTGATATCACAG GTGAGGGAAGAGCTACAAAGAATGGGGATTTATTCTCAATTTGGACTTTTGATGGAAAGATTGCTTATGAAGACATCATTAATGCAACGGAGGATTTTAACATCAAATATTGCATCGGGATGGGTAGTTGTGGCAGCCTGTACAAAGCACAATTGCCTAGTGGCAAAGTGGTTGCTTTGAAGAAACTTCATAGTATTGAAGCTCACGTCCCAGGTATAACTAAAAGCTTCCAAAATGAgatcaaaattttaacaaacaTACGTCATCGAAATATTGTTAGGCTTCATGGATACTGTGTTCACAAACGATGCAACTTTTTGATTTATGAATACATGGAAAGAAGAAACTTATATGGGGTACTAAGCAGTGATGTGGAAGCTAAGGAATTGACTTGGAGAATAAGGGTAAATATCATAAGAGGGATAGCACATGCTTTATCTTACATGCATCATGATTCCAATCCATCGATAATTCACCGAGACATAACTAGTAGTAATATTCTATTGAACTCAGAACTAGAGGCTTTTGTTGCTGACTTTGGCATGGCTAGATTTATTGACCCCACTTCCTCAAATCCAACGAAATTAGCTGGCACTCATGGATATATGGCACCAg AACTTGCCTACACCACTGTTGTGACAGAAAAATGCGATGTTTACAGTTTTGGTGTAATAGCATTAGAAACAATAATGGGAAAGCATCCAGGAGAGTTCATCTTATCTTTATCATCGTCCTCGTCATCATCTACTAAACACATGATGCTTAAAGATATATTGGACCCACGTCTCTCTCATCCCTTGTATAGACCAGTTGGTCCAAGTGTGGTTCTTGTAGTAATACTAGCCCTGACATGCCTTCGTTCTGACCCAAAATCTCGGCCTACAATGCGACATGTGTCTCAAGAGCTTCTTGTTCCAAGACCAGCTTTGCCCGAGTCTTTTCATGATATTTCAATCCAGCAGCTGATGAATCAAGAAATATATGTGGTAGACCAGAATTAG
- the LOC115955009 gene encoding probable leucine-rich repeat receptor-like protein kinase At1g35710 isoform X4 produces the protein MPSPFLYPKQEPRNQTTELNRTLRNFKMVSSFFIAVVAILWVTFATTVTSQSSSPELEALLKTGWWNNTNLNMSSSCNWLGIACDEGGSVTKIDLRDNELKGSIPPEIGNFSKLTRLDLSYNYVSGELPISLARLTQLKELLLSNNHITGSIPVEISNLENLVTLDLSFNILIGPIPHGFKSPEAFIGNKDLFGDITGFPPCPRPTKEKKIFLWKILLPINIFLAVLFFGYLFVRMRYIFPAFKFSLMSQKIQCEGEGRATKNGDLFSIWTFDGKIAYEDIINATEDFNIKYCIGMGSCGSLYKAQLPSGKVVALKKLHSIEAHVPGITKSFQNEIKILTNIRHRNIVRLHGYCVHKRCNFLIYEYMERRNLYGVLSSDVEAKELTWRIRVNIIRGIAHALSYMHHDSNPSIIHRDITSSNILLNSELEAFVADFGMARFIDPTSSNPTKLAGTHGYMAPVLV, from the exons ATGccaagcccctttttgtatccAAAGCAAGAACCCAGAAATCAGACCACTGAACTCAACAGGACTTTgagaaattttaaaatggtaTCTTCCTTTTTCATTGCCGTAGTGGCAATATTATGGGTTACCTTTGCTACAACTGTGACATCTCAATCATCGTCCCCAGAATTGGAGGCTTTGCTCAAGACAGGGTGGTGGAATAATACCAACCTCAACATGTCAAGTTCTTGCAATTGGCTTGGTATAGCTTGTGATGAAGGTGGAAGCGTCACAAAGATTGATCTCCGAGATAATGAACTTAAAGGGAGCATACCACCAGAGATAGgtaatttttcaaaactgaCCCGCTTGGACCTGTCTTATAATTATGTTTCGGGTGAGCTACCTATTTCACTTGCCAGACTTACTCAATTAAAGGAACTTCTCCTTAGTAACAATCATATTACCGGCTCCATTCCTGTAGAAATATCAAATTTGGAGAATTTGGTGACTCTAGACCTGAGTTTTAACATTCTGATTGGTCCAATACCACATGGTTTCAAGTCTCCTGAGGCATTCATCGGCAACAAGGATTTGTTCGGTGATATCACAGGTTTCCCCCCTTGTCCACGCCcaaccaaggaaaaaaaaatttttctttggaaAATTTTACTTCCCATTAATATTTTCCTTGCTGtcttattttttggatatttatTCGTGAGAATGAGATATATATTTCCTGCTTTTAAATTTAGCCTGATGTCTCAAAAGATCCAATGTGAAGGTGAGGGAAGAGCTACAAAGAATGGGGATTTATTCTCAATTTGGACTTTTGATGGAAAGATTGCTTATGAAGACATCATTAATGCAACGGAGGATTTTAACATCAAATATTGCATCGGGATGGGTAGTTGTGGCAGCCTGTACAAAGCACAATTGCCTAGTGGCAAAGTGGTTGCTTTGAAGAAACTTCATAGTATTGAAGCTCACGTCCCAGGTATAACTAAAAGCTTCCAAAATGAgatcaaaattttaacaaacaTACGTCATCGAAATATTGTTAGGCTTCATGGATACTGTGTTCACAAACGATGCAACTTTTTGATTTATGAATACATGGAAAGAAGAAACTTATATGGGGTACTAAGCAGTGATGTGGAAGCTAAGGAATTGACTTGGAGAATAAGGGTAAATATCATAAGAGGGATAGCACATGCTTTATCTTACATGCATCATGATTCCAATCCATCGATAATTCACCGAGACATAACTAGTAGTAATATTCTATTGAACTCAGAACTAGAGGCTTTTGTTGCTGACTTTGGCATGGCTAGATTTATTGACCCCACTTCCTCAAATCCAACGAAATTAGCTGGCACTCATGGATATATGGCACCAg TTTTGGTGTAA
- the LOC115955009 gene encoding MDIS1-interacting receptor like kinase 2-like isoform X5, with the protein MPSPFLYPKQEPRNQTTELNRTLRNFKMVSSFFIAVVAILWVTFATTVTSQSSSPELEALLKTGWWNNTNLNMSSSCNWLGIACDEGGSVTKIDLRDNELKGSIPPEIGEGRATKNGDLFSIWTFDGKIAYEDIINATEDFNIKYCIGMGSCGSLYKAQLPSGKVVALKKLHSIEAHVPGITKSFQNEIKILTNIRHRNIVRLHGYCVHKRCNFLIYEYMERRNLYGVLSSDVEAKELTWRIRVNIIRGIAHALSYMHHDSNPSIIHRDITSSNILLNSELEAFVADFGMARFIDPTSSNPTKLAGTHGYMAPELAYTTVVTEKCDVYSFGVIALETIMGKHPGEFILSLSSSSSSSTKHMMLKDILDPRLSHPLYRPVGPSVVLVVILALTCLRSDPKSRPTMRHVSQELLVPRPALPESFHDISIQQLMNQEIYVVDQN; encoded by the exons ATGccaagcccctttttgtatccAAAGCAAGAACCCAGAAATCAGACCACTGAACTCAACAGGACTTTgagaaattttaaaatggtaTCTTCCTTTTTCATTGCCGTAGTGGCAATATTATGGGTTACCTTTGCTACAACTGTGACATCTCAATCATCGTCCCCAGAATTGGAGGCTTTGCTCAAGACAGGGTGGTGGAATAATACCAACCTCAACATGTCAAGTTCTTGCAATTGGCTTGGTATAGCTTGTGATGAAGGTGGAAGCGTCACAAAGATTGATCTCCGAGATAATGAACTTAAAGGGAGCATACCACCAGAGATAG GTGAGGGAAGAGCTACAAAGAATGGGGATTTATTCTCAATTTGGACTTTTGATGGAAAGATTGCTTATGAAGACATCATTAATGCAACGGAGGATTTTAACATCAAATATTGCATCGGGATGGGTAGTTGTGGCAGCCTGTACAAAGCACAATTGCCTAGTGGCAAAGTGGTTGCTTTGAAGAAACTTCATAGTATTGAAGCTCACGTCCCAGGTATAACTAAAAGCTTCCAAAATGAgatcaaaattttaacaaacaTACGTCATCGAAATATTGTTAGGCTTCATGGATACTGTGTTCACAAACGATGCAACTTTTTGATTTATGAATACATGGAAAGAAGAAACTTATATGGGGTACTAAGCAGTGATGTGGAAGCTAAGGAATTGACTTGGAGAATAAGGGTAAATATCATAAGAGGGATAGCACATGCTTTATCTTACATGCATCATGATTCCAATCCATCGATAATTCACCGAGACATAACTAGTAGTAATATTCTATTGAACTCAGAACTAGAGGCTTTTGTTGCTGACTTTGGCATGGCTAGATTTATTGACCCCACTTCCTCAAATCCAACGAAATTAGCTGGCACTCATGGATATATGGCACCAg AACTTGCCTACACCACTGTTGTGACAGAAAAATGCGATGTTTACAGTTTTGGTGTAATAGCATTAGAAACAATAATGGGAAAGCATCCAGGAGAGTTCATCTTATCTTTATCATCGTCCTCGTCATCATCTACTAAACACATGATGCTTAAAGATATATTGGACCCACGTCTCTCTCATCCCTTGTATAGACCAGTTGGTCCAAGTGTGGTTCTTGTAGTAATACTAGCCCTGACATGCCTTCGTTCTGACCCAAAATCTCGGCCTACAATGCGACATGTGTCTCAAGAGCTTCTTGTTCCAAGACCAGCTTTGCCCGAGTCTTTTCATGATATTTCAATCCAGCAGCTGATGAATCAAGAAATATATGTGGTAGACCAGAATTAG
- the LOC115955009 gene encoding MDIS1-interacting receptor like kinase 2-like isoform X2, with protein MPSPFLYPKQEPRNQTTELNRTLRNFKMVSSFFIAVVAILWVTFATTVTSQSSSPELEALLKTGWWNNTNLNMSSSCNWLGIACDEGGSVTKIDLRDNELKGSIPPEIEISNLENLVTLDLSFNILIGPIPHGFKSPEAFIGNKDLFGDITGFPPCPRPTKEKKIFLWKILLPINIFLAVLFFGYLFVRMRYIFPAFKFSLMSQKIQCEGEGRATKNGDLFSIWTFDGKIAYEDIINATEDFNIKYCIGMGSCGSLYKAQLPSGKVVALKKLHSIEAHVPGITKSFQNEIKILTNIRHRNIVRLHGYCVHKRCNFLIYEYMERRNLYGVLSSDVEAKELTWRIRVNIIRGIAHALSYMHHDSNPSIIHRDITSSNILLNSELEAFVADFGMARFIDPTSSNPTKLAGTHGYMAPELAYTTVVTEKCDVYSFGVIALETIMGKHPGEFILSLSSSSSSSTKHMMLKDILDPRLSHPLYRPVGPSVVLVVILALTCLRSDPKSRPTMRHVSQELLVPRPALPESFHDISIQQLMNQEIYVVDQN; from the exons ATGccaagcccctttttgtatccAAAGCAAGAACCCAGAAATCAGACCACTGAACTCAACAGGACTTTgagaaattttaaaatggtaTCTTCCTTTTTCATTGCCGTAGTGGCAATATTATGGGTTACCTTTGCTACAACTGTGACATCTCAATCATCGTCCCCAGAATTGGAGGCTTTGCTCAAGACAGGGTGGTGGAATAATACCAACCTCAACATGTCAAGTTCTTGCAATTGGCTTGGTATAGCTTGTGATGAAGGTGGAAGCGTCACAAAGATTGATCTCCGAGATAATGAACTTAAAGGGAGCATACCACCAGAGATAG AAATATCAAATTTGGAGAATTTGGTGACTCTAGACCTGAGTTTTAACATTCTGATTGGTCCAATACCACATGGTTTCAAGTCTCCTGAGGCATTCATCGGCAACAAGGATTTGTTCGGTGATATCACAGGTTTCCCCCCTTGTCCACGCCcaaccaaggaaaaaaaaatttttctttggaaAATTTTACTTCCCATTAATATTTTCCTTGCTGtcttattttttggatatttatTCGTGAGAATGAGATATATATTTCCTGCTTTTAAATTTAGCCTGATGTCTCAAAAGATCCAATGTGAAGGTGAGGGAAGAGCTACAAAGAATGGGGATTTATTCTCAATTTGGACTTTTGATGGAAAGATTGCTTATGAAGACATCATTAATGCAACGGAGGATTTTAACATCAAATATTGCATCGGGATGGGTAGTTGTGGCAGCCTGTACAAAGCACAATTGCCTAGTGGCAAAGTGGTTGCTTTGAAGAAACTTCATAGTATTGAAGCTCACGTCCCAGGTATAACTAAAAGCTTCCAAAATGAgatcaaaattttaacaaacaTACGTCATCGAAATATTGTTAGGCTTCATGGATACTGTGTTCACAAACGATGCAACTTTTTGATTTATGAATACATGGAAAGAAGAAACTTATATGGGGTACTAAGCAGTGATGTGGAAGCTAAGGAATTGACTTGGAGAATAAGGGTAAATATCATAAGAGGGATAGCACATGCTTTATCTTACATGCATCATGATTCCAATCCATCGATAATTCACCGAGACATAACTAGTAGTAATATTCTATTGAACTCAGAACTAGAGGCTTTTGTTGCTGACTTTGGCATGGCTAGATTTATTGACCCCACTTCCTCAAATCCAACGAAATTAGCTGGCACTCATGGATATATGGCACCAg AACTTGCCTACACCACTGTTGTGACAGAAAAATGCGATGTTTACAGTTTTGGTGTAATAGCATTAGAAACAATAATGGGAAAGCATCCAGGAGAGTTCATCTTATCTTTATCATCGTCCTCGTCATCATCTACTAAACACATGATGCTTAAAGATATATTGGACCCACGTCTCTCTCATCCCTTGTATAGACCAGTTGGTCCAAGTGTGGTTCTTGTAGTAATACTAGCCCTGACATGCCTTCGTTCTGACCCAAAATCTCGGCCTACAATGCGACATGTGTCTCAAGAGCTTCTTGTTCCAAGACCAGCTTTGCCCGAGTCTTTTCATGATATTTCAATCCAGCAGCTGATGAATCAAGAAATATATGTGGTAGACCAGAATTAG